In Spirosoma aureum, a single genomic region encodes these proteins:
- a CDS encoding FixH family protein — MNWGKAIILTFVLFAGFIGTMIYQMCRQHIDLVRDDYYQTEIAYQQQINRIVHASQQEPVAIDYQADKQQLTFVLPTTLHNGEIHFYRPSDNRMDFSVHLPASHVSRQVMSTARLARGYWRIQFTWSDGHRDYYTEQKLSL, encoded by the coding sequence ATGAACTGGGGAAAAGCAATCATACTCACCTTTGTCCTGTTTGCCGGATTCATTGGCACGATGATTTACCAGATGTGTCGTCAGCACATCGATCTGGTACGGGATGATTATTACCAGACCGAAATCGCTTACCAGCAACAGATAAATCGAATTGTTCATGCCAGCCAGCAAGAGCCCGTTGCGATCGACTATCAGGCCGACAAACAACAGCTGACCTTCGTACTGCCCACAACGCTCCATAACGGCGAAATTCATTTTTACCGTCCATCTGACAACCGGATGGATTTTAGCGTGCACCTTCCAGCCAGTCACGTCAGTCGCCAAGTTATGTCAACGGCCAGGCTGGCGCGTGGTTATTGGCGCATTCAATTTACCTGGTCTGACGGGCATCGCGACTATTATACCGAACAGAAACTGTCTTTATAA
- a CDS encoding cbb3-type cytochrome c oxidase N-terminal domain-containing protein, with product MNLFILIDSGLLSLKPAQSIWAISSGQDLVMLILGVIVLVGMVLIGLVAFYLLLILKKAVEPEPVKKPVDTRSLWQRLSGLHSLSQEKELVMEHAYDGIAELDNPTPPWFMWLFYSTIVFSVIYLFIFHVIGSGDIMAQEYTQEMAIADQQREEYIRKVAGSINENTVTLLKDAKGVESGKVLFTQYCVACHGDNAEGKVGPNLTDAYWLHGGDVKAVFHTITEGVPEKGMISWKKQLNPLQVQQVASYILSLQGSNPAGAKEPQGEKIAGAVPVALR from the coding sequence ATGAACCTATTTATTTTAATCGATAGCGGACTTCTTTCCCTAAAACCAGCTCAATCAATCTGGGCCATCTCGTCGGGGCAGGATTTAGTGATGCTCATCCTGGGAGTGATCGTGCTGGTTGGTATGGTACTAATTGGGCTGGTCGCATTCTATCTGTTGCTTATCCTCAAAAAAGCAGTAGAACCCGAACCCGTTAAAAAACCTGTCGATACCCGTTCGTTATGGCAACGCCTATCGGGCCTGCATTCACTGAGCCAGGAAAAAGAGCTGGTGATGGAACATGCCTACGATGGCATTGCCGAACTCGATAATCCAACACCACCCTGGTTTATGTGGCTGTTTTACAGCACGATTGTCTTTTCGGTGATCTACCTGTTCATCTTTCATGTCATCGGATCGGGCGACATCATGGCGCAGGAGTACACGCAGGAAATGGCTATTGCCGACCAGCAACGGGAGGAATACATCAGGAAAGTAGCGGGTTCCATTAATGAAAATACTGTAACCCTGCTGAAAGATGCCAAAGGCGTTGAATCGGGGAAAGTGCTTTTTACCCAATACTGCGTTGCCTGTCACGGAGACAACGCCGAGGGTAAAGTCGGTCCGAACCTAACCGATGCGTACTGGCTGCATGGCGGTGACGTTAAGGCTGTTTTTCATACCATTACCGAGGGTGTGCCCGAAAAGGGAATGATTTCCTGGAAAAAGCAGCTTAATCCGCTTCAGGTACAGCAGGTTGCCAGTTACATTCTGTCGCTGCAAGGGTCAAATCCGGCTGGTGCGAAAGAGCCGCAGGGTGAGAAAATAGCAGGTGCCGTACCGGTAGCTCTGCGATAA
- the ccoG gene encoding cytochrome c oxidase accessory protein CcoG, with the protein MKISVVPSSSNFRNVLPTTDSTGGRRWLYPRSVTGRFTRWRTGVALVLLVALFAGPFVWVDGHPLFLFNVLERRFIFFGVSFWPQDFYLVAFGLVTFIVFVTLFTVVFGRVWCGWACPQTIFMEMVFRKIEVWIEGDYNARKRLDASPWTVEKVAKKSLKHSVFLLISFAISNTFLAYLIGRDQWLTLIADNPNAHIGGLASIWLFTGVFYLVFARLREIVCTTICPYGRLQGVLLDKNSLIVAYDFIRGEPRGKKVRGEEQGVGSTALQNTFYPLPIAPHSEPKGDCIDCKLCVQVCPTGIDIRNGTQLECINCTLCVDACDEVMHKINRPLGLIRMDSQQGIEQGKPFRFTSRILAYSGVLIVLLAILGFLLVSRPALDVTILRAPGQLFQRETGKQVSNLYLVEVMNKTYRPISVRFRLSRSDAKLIFVQPLSTVPAGELTKGMFFINLPEKSIRQNSTPLQVDILVGNQVVKQLETTFLGPVH; encoded by the coding sequence ATGAAAATCAGCGTAGTACCTTCTTCATCCAATTTTCGCAATGTGCTGCCAACGACCGATTCGACGGGTGGTCGGCGGTGGTTGTACCCGCGTAGTGTTACGGGTCGGTTTACCCGCTGGCGGACGGGGGTAGCGCTGGTACTACTGGTAGCGTTGTTTGCCGGACCGTTCGTATGGGTAGATGGGCATCCGCTTTTTCTATTCAACGTACTTGAACGCCGGTTTATCTTTTTTGGCGTATCATTCTGGCCGCAGGATTTTTATCTGGTCGCTTTTGGGCTGGTCACTTTTATCGTATTCGTTACCCTCTTTACCGTAGTGTTTGGGCGGGTATGGTGCGGCTGGGCTTGCCCACAGACGATTTTTATGGAAATGGTTTTTCGTAAAATCGAAGTCTGGATCGAGGGCGACTATAACGCCCGCAAACGGCTCGATGCCAGCCCCTGGACAGTCGAAAAAGTAGCTAAAAAAAGCCTGAAGCATAGTGTCTTTTTGCTGATTTCATTCGCTATCAGTAATACATTTCTGGCGTATCTTATTGGCCGTGACCAGTGGCTGACGCTTATTGCCGACAACCCGAATGCACACATAGGCGGCCTTGCGTCGATATGGCTGTTCACAGGTGTATTCTATCTTGTTTTTGCTCGACTTCGTGAAATTGTCTGTACCACGATCTGCCCTTATGGACGATTACAGGGTGTTTTGCTGGATAAAAATTCGTTGATTGTTGCCTATGATTTCATTCGGGGTGAGCCACGTGGGAAAAAGGTGCGGGGTGAGGAGCAAGGAGTCGGGAGCACAGCTTTACAAAATACGTTTTACCCGCTGCCAATTGCCCCACACTCCGAGCCCAAAGGCGACTGCATCGACTGCAAACTGTGTGTACAGGTTTGCCCTACCGGCATCGACATTCGCAACGGTACGCAACTTGAATGCATCAACTGCACCTTATGTGTTGATGCCTGCGATGAGGTAATGCACAAGATAAACCGGCCGCTTGGACTGATCCGGATGGATTCGCAACAAGGTATTGAACAGGGGAAACCGTTTCGGTTCACCAGCCGGATATTGGCTTATAGCGGAGTGCTTATCGTTTTATTGGCCATTCTTGGTTTTCTGCTTGTCAGCCGCCCAGCGCTGGACGTGACGATACTTCGGGCGCCGGGGCAGTTGTTTCAGCGTGAAACCGGGAAACAGGTGTCGAACCTCTATCTGGTAGAGGTTATGAACAAAACGTACCGGCCAATTTCCGTGCGTTTCCGACTGAGCCGTTCTGACGCTAAGCTGATTTTTGTTCAGCCTCTCTCCACCGTTCCGGCCGGCGAACTAACAAAGGGTATGTTCTTTATTAACCTGCCCGAAAAAAGTATCCGCCAAAATAGTACGCCACTTCAGGTTGACATTTTAGTCGGCAATCAGGTCGTAAAACAACTGGAAACAACCTTTTTAGGCCCCGTCCATTGA